Within the Carassius auratus strain Wakin chromosome 18, ASM336829v1, whole genome shotgun sequence genome, the region GGGTCTCTGAACTGTAGTAGGAAAACTAGTAACACTTTAACTTTCTCTGAGGCTTCCAGGGGTCCGTACATGTGCGTAAAGGTGTGTGTTTGCGTGATTGAGAGCTCAGTACTGAGATATCTTTGTCCAAATACAGTCTGGTTCAGAAAGGACACAGTGTCAATACAGTGACTAAGGGCTTTTGGTTTAATAGTCATTTAGAGTGTGAGTGAGTTGCTTCATTAATATACaccattatattaatatatttgttttaatgtggTCTTTCTTTTTGGTAggttttagtttttatatgaattttcattgtattttccgTATCAACACAATAAATCAAAGTACacaatattttttacacaatatCTTCAATGCTTGTGTTTAAAGAGTCTCATTTGTAAATCATCTCTAATCCGTTTTATTTGTGCTTCACCAGAACGTTCACAACCTTCAGATTGACGTCCTGATAACAGGGATTCTTTGAATTTGACTTTGTAAATAGTGAGCTGGGGAACTTTAATGATAgtctgtatgtttgtttgtaGGCAGAGTTGATGTAAAGTCTAGTGTGTGTCCTTTTGTGTACAGTAGGTTACACCCCTAATTTTTATTGGCTGATAGTTTGAGTCTACACGTCATGAATTCACAGTGGAAAGTTAAAAACAACTTGcaatttttcattatattatagtaGATGCTTAATTGAGAATAACTCAGCTGCAAAAGTTGACCCAACCAATCCAATGAACTGTATTATAACACCCATACTAACTTTGTGTAATGTTTCAGGTCTGCAGCCAGCAGGTGGTACTCTAACCGAAAACCCTCCTGAATGGATGTCACACAAGGACAATGTTGTAAGAAGGGGTTTGCATTGAGGTAAGAGAGAGACATGTGACTCTTTTATAAGCCTTGCTTCCAGTAAGTTAAAAGCATTATATGTCAAATGAATAGTAGGCTATGTAAatctaataaattacattttaaaatatattcaaaccttatttaattataatagttttactgtatattaactcaaataaatgcagtatagGGAGTAAAAGAGACtttcacaaacattaaaaaaatctttccaCCCCCCAAACTTTTGTCAGTGAATGTCAACAGTTACAAATTGGTGCATTTGatcatattttttaatcatatctCTGCTGATTTTATGAAAGCAGTAAGCCAGCCGATTCCATGTCTTGCATTGATTTAACACATTGTTTTTGGGTCATGTTGAGCTATTGATAAGACCACAGGTGTCGCTCTGACTGAGGTCACAGAGGCAATGATCTGTGCATGTACTACATGTGTTTGCATTCTATTACAGCTGCCCACATGACACTAACAAACTACACAATAACcttttgcatttgtttattgAAACCgctaaatcatattaaaatacaCAGCACTGACACATAACTATAAACATTCAGTCATATAcacttacaaaatatttacacaaacttttgttaacttaaattaaataacatcTCTTCCAAGTCAATGGCATTAAAGAAGGTGATGATCAAGTTGCTTTTAAAGTGCTTTATGTTTAATAGCAACATTTGACCTATAAGTGAGCATAAGGAAAGCAGACATTCCACCACTGACACACTATAACAAactgaagatgtgtgtgtgtgtgtgtgtgtgtgtgttgccagtGTTTATATTtgtctcccatgttttatttgtatttgtgatTTTATGTTGTGAGACTGGCATGTGCGACATACGCGATCAGTCAGTGTTGAAAGTTTGacgttttaaaagtttaaatgggAATATACAGTGGTCCCACAAGGTAAGTGGACACTTAAAGTGACTGTGTAATTTTTCGAAGTGAAAATACTTTCTCCAATCCTAGTTTAAAGTGCAGAGACGGCTAGAAGTAAGACTTTCATTTCCCCGAAGAGTGTaaacagtgtgtgtctgtgacgCTTGTAAGATTAGTATATAGTATGAtagtgtgagtttggggcgggactatctgtttgtCTAGCCAATGGCCGATAGGAGGAGAGCGCCGGAAACCTGTTTAAAAACAGTTACTGTTAAGATGACAAAATATCAAATCGAATGGTATCTGCAAGAAAATGATGAGctttttctcagaactgcaatTTTTGGAGCATTTTGGAATTTTAAACATCTTTGAACAACTTAAAATTTAAGTTATTCGCTAGATGTTTTAAATaaccactttttttatttttatctaatgcAGTTAGATTCATAAATAAGTACAGCTTAACTGTCCAAATTCAGGATGTTTACTCTTAAGGTGTAAGAGTACGCTGAAGCTCTGTTGGGCTTAAGGTGGCTCAGTCAAGGGCGATTTGTCCTGGTTTAGAGCACGAGAGACGGTGTGGGATTACTGTTAAGATAATGAACGTTCAAGTCACTTCATTACAGAAGGGCATGACGTATCAGAAGTGGGAAATTAAGACTTTATTCTGAATTTGACCTTTAGAAAAGGACAACTGATTGTTAAAGGGAGATATATAATGTTTACAATTATATTCTCTTCCCTGAGAtccactaattttttttttttttagtaagtaGTGTTTTTTATTGGCTCCAAAGTTGGATTACTGTACTTTAAGTCATGAAAGAGATTCATGAAACAATCCATGCTGAAATGAAAACTCCAGGTCTGAAAAATAAACTTCAGATGTATCTGCAGAGCTGTAGGTGCTACACACAGTGAAGTTTCTTAAACTTCCCCTTATTCCCGTTATTTAGGAGTGATATACTACTCCATATGAAAAGCCAGGCCAAGTTTCTGAAGATTTACATAGAAGCTTGCAGGTTAATGTTGGCGATCATACCTTATGTTAATGTTAAATGACGTCAAAGTTGCAGAAGTTAATAACAAGTTGTTCTTGTTTCAGTAAATGCTTGTTTGGGGAAAGAAGTTTAGAGTTTAGAGCTCATTAAATTActcttttatttcaaaagatcaaGAGAATTCAATTTCTCGTGTCAGGACGCCTGTAAATTGTTAATTGGTCGCCCACTGGTGTCGGTGGTCTTCTGTAGTCACATTTTTGGATAGATTTTTACTGTGAGTTCATTCATAGTCTTATCCATAACTATGTGGACTTCTGGGATTGATTGGTGCGTCTTGCCGTCCACTCTGGCCTTTCAGCTGATAGAGACGGTGGCTGAGGTTTTGTACCTGACATGTGCCGAGGATGCATCCCACGCGCATTAGCTGACCCTGCGGGCGACCTCTGAGCACATGGCGACGTTCTCGGAAATGTTCCTTGTTTTGATTGGCCGATGTGTTGGCCTGTTTCGCCGGGGGTCCTTTATGCAGGAGGGCCCTCCAGACCGCACGGCGCTCTCTTGCCCCGGCACTCGAAGCTATTGAAGGAATGGTGGTGGTTTCCATGGCATTGCCACCCCGTGTTTCTGGAAGCTTCCCGGGTTTGCTGGGAAAACTCGACCtggtgagagaaagagaaatcgTTTGGTTGACCACCAGCGAagcgcatgcatgcatgcattgtcCAGATCTATTTAAATACATCATCCAGACATTCACATAGAAGCTGACGTAGTTTAAGTATTAAATAAGAGGCTTGGCAGCATTAGGACCATTTTAGTATCTGAAGCCTGTTATTAATCAAGCTCTTCTCTGGCTCTACTCCGAGTTATTTGTGGCATGCACTAATATTCCCTCACTCAAGGATATGCACACTTCACGTGCTTCCCTGTCTTCAGTCTGGCTCCTCAGGAGACATTCagatatttagttttttgttagaATATTGGTAAAAATTCAACCGAGGGGATGTAAAATCGTTAGACCGGGGTCTCTGCACTGTGTTGGAGGGATTCTGTGACTGTTTGGCACTATATTTgctattaatttagttattttatatgtaaatcaGTTATTTAAGGAAAAGTCTGTCACtacattgtataaaattatttacCGAAGTTATAGAAaaaatactatgttttttttttggtttaaatattatttgatttaatttattttttgtttgcttcTTTGTAATTCTTTGTGATTTCTGAGTTAAAATAGTTTCAAAGCAAATCTTTCAGCAGCATATTAATTGCCGGagtaatattatttttcagataaaagCCAAACATCTGCATTATTCGTCCAGTCGGGTAATCCTCTGGCGCTGGTTGAGCCAGACACTCACATGTCAGACTGCTTAAACACCTTTGACTTGTGCGTTGTGTTTTCTAGCTCATAAATAAACTGGCACTAATACCCATCATGCACCTGGCAGAGATCGACATCACCTGCCAAACCTGCAGGTGAGGGAGATTATGTGAGATTTTCTTTTTAGTAAATGTTTGTACGGTAGTTTGTCTGAATTGTTAGCTGTTCGTGCTGCATTTGttacatgtatttgtattttattcatgtttgtaaACTTAATGACATTAATAACACGTCACTACTCCTGATACTTGagtttttgtatgtgtgtaatTGTCAGTGGGTGTCATTGGCTGTGTTTACATTGAGCATTAGTGTGGGATATAGGGTAATACTTTAAATCTAATCTGAATCAGAATGTTTCTGAACAGGATTAGTCTGAACTGGCTGTAGTATAACACACAAAATCACTGATTACACATAGTTTCAAAAACACTTCCGATCACTGCCTCTCAGCTGTTTCTGATCATACGGAGCATTTACTGGTGTGGTTATAACATGGGTCCATTGACGACTATGATCCTATACTCGTTACATTTCTGTACACTTTAAATTTGGTTTCATAGAATTTAGTACTTTTATAGTTGTAtgcagcaaagatgcattaaattaatcaaaagatacagtaaatgcatttataatgtttataaactttctatttcaaataaatgcttttttttttttttactttctgttcaccaaagaaccctgaaaaacaaatccaccatggtttccacaaaatattaagtggcaagtcatcatattagaatgatttctgaagaatcatgtgacactgaagactggtggaatgatgctggaaatatcagctttgcatcaaaggaataaattacatttgaaaatatatgaaaatagaaaaccgttcttttaaatgataatatttcacaatattactcttgtttggttaaataaatgcaggctcgaGGGGCATTAGAAAATAAAAGATCATTCATAATCGGTACTGTAATACTATGATGAAATTGTAGCAATTTTAAGTCTTTTAAGAGCCAAACGGTGTAGTTATAGTATCTGCTAAACTTGGGTTATACTATGCATAATTGAAATGTGACTGAAGTAGACCATTTATTACATGTCAGTCAGATTTAAACTCCCTTCAGCTGCACGAGCACCACTGCGGGCAGCTCCTGAATGGCTGGCATTACGCGTGTGTTGAAGCAGTTCTAGTGAGTCTGTAGCAGAGCCGGAGATGTGGGACCGCCGGGGCTCAGAGTCAGTAcaggtctctgtgtgtgtgtgtgtgtgtttgcgggTGTACCACTTGCTTGTACATCTCATTAAATGTGGGCCAGAGTCAGAAAGACTGAACAAACTCGGAATCATTGGAGTTTCCAAAACACACTCCTCATTTAACATGCGCTACACACACTGcttacaaacaaaacacacactgctTTGTGCTTTCCCTCTTGTGAAGGTCACCATCAGCCTAAATACTGTCAAGCCTTtcctaaacaacacacacacgtcATTAAGAGCTTTTACACTGTGTTAGCTTGATTATTTTTGTGGCTCAGAAAGtggtctgtcattctatctatcgttctgctGGCTGTTCTATCCATTGTTCTGTTTTTCTACCCATCATTCAACCGATCGCTTTGATCTATCATTCTATAAACCTTCAACTTGAAGAcctttaaaaagaaatgaaaccattattttagccaacatttaaaaatgttatatactgtatatatatatatttatattttagttattttcaatTCTACATTAAGTTCAAATTCAGCATCATGTTTGGTGGCACAgttcaaatttaattcaaatgcAGGAGTTCTTTTATCAGTGAACTCTTTCC harbors:
- the adm2b gene encoding ADM2; its protein translation is MMRSLLLVCVFVLPLQTLALPLSNRSSFPSKPGKLPETRGGNAMETTTIPSIASSAGARERRAVWRALLHKGPPAKQANTSANQNKEHFRERRHVLRGRPQGQLMRVGCILGTCQVQNLSHRLYQLKGQSGRQDAPINPRSPHSYG